In Nakamurella antarctica, the following are encoded in one genomic region:
- a CDS encoding bacteriocin fulvocin C-related protein encodes MVTGKLPAYASADKAGAWVAANASNLPSTYDAITAHTMEYRKAIYQTLTPSAKSKLWIEQLARFRSAHGQLTVAQVKVLDSAAATVANPATFAAVATTSTLSRSDQELRTASEKAFGRTQTRQLMAVLGPENATPAGVAQPADQRSCTCSTEDDWCDNSTHCFSTNCQNHVDCGSWWNYNCNGLCRN; translated from the coding sequence ATGGTCACCGGGAAACTACCCGCCTACGCCAGCGCCGACAAAGCCGGAGCTTGGGTGGCAGCAAACGCGAGTAACCTCCCCTCGACCTACGACGCCATCACGGCACACACCATGGAGTACCGGAAGGCGATCTATCAGACTCTGACGCCCTCGGCCAAGAGCAAACTCTGGATCGAGCAACTCGCGCGCTTCCGCTCCGCCCATGGCCAGCTAACAGTCGCGCAAGTAAAAGTTCTGGACTCAGCGGCGGCAACCGTAGCGAATCCAGCAACCTTCGCTGCCGTAGCCACCACCTCTACGCTGTCACGCAGCGACCAGGAGCTGCGGACGGCTTCGGAGAAGGCCTTCGGGCGCACCCAGACGCGGCAGTTAATGGCCGTCCTCGGACCAGAAAACGCGACCCCCGCCGGTGTGGCACAGCCTGCTGACCAGCGGTCCTGCACCTGCTCCACTGAGGATGACTGGTGTGACAACTCCACCCACTGCTTCAGCACCAACTGCCAGAACCATGTCGACTGTGGGTCGTGGTGGAACTACAACTGCAACGGTCTGTGCCGTAACTGA
- a CDS encoding GntR family transcriptional regulator — protein sequence MIRFTLDPQSGVSTYLQLVHQVRHAIRLGLLAPGDQLPTAKDVVADLAINPNTVLKAYRDLERDGLVQPRPGLGTFISATLGDSSRAEKARLQEELSDWVRDALEAGLEQEDIRALFSRALLDIATRESA from the coding sequence ATGATCCGATTCACTTTGGACCCCCAGTCCGGCGTCTCCACGTATCTGCAGCTTGTCCACCAGGTCAGACACGCCATCAGGCTGGGTTTGCTGGCCCCCGGCGACCAGCTACCGACCGCTAAAGATGTTGTCGCGGACCTAGCCATCAATCCCAATACCGTCCTCAAGGCCTACCGCGACTTGGAACGCGACGGTCTGGTGCAACCCCGGCCCGGGCTGGGAACCTTCATCAGTGCGACTCTGGGTGATAGTTCACGAGCTGAGAAGGCCCGACTGCAGGAGGAGCTTTCGGACTGGGTGCGTGATGCACTTGAAGCGGGGCTGGAGCAGGAGGACATCCGGGCGCTGTTCAGCCGTGCATTGCTTGACATCGCCACGAGGGAGTCAGCATGA
- a CDS encoding ABC transporter ATP-binding protein — MTVCPAIETFQLGRRYRGRAALHDCSMSIPQGRVVALVGPNGSGKTTLLQLAVGLLAPSTGTIRVLGRTPGPDLTTLSNVAFLPQEKPLYAGFTVKEMLKLGQRLNPSWDDEAARRRLAGLNIALSWRIGKLSGGQHTQVALTLALAKRPKLLLLDEPLADLDPLARHEVMASVMTAVAEDQLTVVLSSHVMPDLKETCDWLVVLNNGRVQVSGDITDLLEDHQVLTGPLELADHLNSRIEVVDEIRTDRQVTMLVRHAQPRCILDPRWETRPVGLEQLVLGYMRAPGQSTFQHPVAARS, encoded by the coding sequence ATCACGGTGTGCCCGGCCATCGAAACCTTTCAGCTGGGCAGACGTTATCGGGGACGCGCCGCGCTGCATGACTGCTCGATGAGCATCCCGCAGGGCCGGGTGGTGGCGTTGGTCGGTCCGAACGGCTCCGGTAAAACCACGTTGCTGCAGTTGGCCGTGGGACTGCTGGCCCCGTCGACCGGGACGATCCGGGTTCTTGGCCGCACCCCTGGGCCGGACCTGACCACGCTGAGCAACGTCGCGTTCCTACCTCAGGAGAAGCCCCTGTACGCCGGTTTCACGGTCAAGGAAATGTTAAAGCTTGGCCAGCGGCTCAACCCTTCCTGGGATGATGAGGCCGCCCGCCGCCGTCTGGCCGGGCTAAATATCGCCTTAAGCTGGCGGATCGGGAAGCTTTCCGGGGGGCAACACACCCAGGTTGCGCTGACCCTGGCCCTGGCCAAACGCCCGAAACTGCTGCTGCTCGATGAGCCGTTGGCGGACCTGGACCCGCTGGCCCGGCACGAGGTCATGGCATCGGTCATGACCGCCGTCGCCGAAGACCAACTCACCGTCGTCCTGTCGTCCCACGTGATGCCTGATCTGAAGGAAACTTGCGATTGGTTGGTGGTGCTCAATAACGGCCGTGTCCAGGTCAGCGGTGATATCACCGACCTATTGGAAGACCACCAGGTGCTCACCGGACCGCTCGAACTGGCCGACCACCTGAACTCCCGGATCGAGGTGGTCGACGAGATCCGCACCGACCGTCAAGTCACCATGCTGGTGCGACACGCACAACCCCGTTGCATCCTGGACCCCCGGTGGGAAACCCGTCCGGTCGGCTTGGAGCAACTGGTGCTGGGCTATATGCGCGCTCCCGGGCAGTCCACCTTTCAACACCCCGTTGCGGCGAGGTCATGA
- a CDS encoding ABC transporter permease subunit: MANAPPVPHSPARHRGHSVGLGRGATDPWPADPIVHRPVSAVGLPVNGGSLHRLRPATQRSLSTTSAAVAVPAPAPCPIGAFWGAPLLAREYERGTYKLVWTQTVSRQKWLTVKLSVIGAAAAVGGLALGLMISAWLSVFRGTTFPGVYPDRSFFELRGIVPAGWWLFSFMIGAAAGAVIRRTLPAMAVTIVLAVALLMSFNSARDYVYAAPDQLVVTTLPVSAAIPVGSSYVDSWWLDPQGNARSEVAVQRDTATTCPQIDPQVLPDSCLMGHGYRAVVLFQPPTRWWRYQLTEDAILLLASLLAGALIVAAGRSRKRSVRSTTSVTQLSVAAGPASF, from the coding sequence GTGGCTAACGCTCCGCCAGTACCGCACTCACCTGCTCGCCACCGGGGGCATTCTGTTGGCCTTGGCCGCGGTGCTACTGATCCATGGCCTGCTGACCCAATCGTTCATCGCCCAGTCAGCGCCGTTGGGTTGCCCGTCAACGGCGGCTCGTTGCACCGCCTTCGACCAGCAACTCAAAGGTCGCTATCAACAACTTCAGCCGCTGTTGCAGTACCTGCCCCTGCTCCCTGCCCTATCGGGGCGTTCTGGGGTGCGCCGTTGCTGGCCCGGGAATACGAACGAGGCACCTACAAACTCGTCTGGACGCAAACAGTTTCACGGCAGAAGTGGCTGACAGTAAAGCTCAGCGTCATCGGCGCGGCCGCGGCGGTGGGTGGCCTGGCACTGGGTTTGATGATCAGTGCGTGGCTCTCCGTGTTCCGCGGGACCACTTTCCCCGGCGTCTACCCGGACCGCAGCTTTTTTGAACTCCGTGGAATTGTGCCGGCCGGCTGGTGGCTGTTCTCGTTCATGATCGGCGCCGCCGCTGGCGCTGTGATCCGCCGGACCCTACCGGCCATGGCCGTCACCATCGTGCTGGCCGTCGCGTTGCTCATGTCATTCAACTCTGCCCGTGACTACGTCTACGCGGCCCCCGACCAGCTGGTGGTCACCACGCTGCCCGTATCGGCGGCAATACCGGTCGGGTCGTCCTACGTCGACTCGTGGTGGCTTGATCCGCAGGGTAACGCGCGGTCCGAAGTCGCCGTACAACGCGACACCGCGACGACTTGCCCACAAATCGACCCGCAGGTCCTTCCGGATAGTTGTCTGATGGGCCACGGCTATCGAGCGGTCGTGCTGTTTCAGCCGCCCACTCGGTGGTGGCGTTATCAGTTGACTGAGGACGCCATCCTGCTGTTGGCCTCGCTGTTGGCCGGAGCTCTGATCGTCGCCGCAGGCCGATCCCGGAAACGCTCCGTCCGCAGCACCACATCTGTTACCCAGCTCTCGGTCGCCGCTGGACCGGCAAGTTTCTGA
- a CDS encoding Tn3 family transposase → MEQVPVDLGELVEFWTLLNEDRELLVGKRGVSALGFALLLKFYSRHGRFPRGRSDLADGVIRFVADQIGLPASDLGFYEWSGSTIEYHRSQIRNHLGFKVATVADQDDLTVWLAEHVANVERRPDRVREALLARFRAQRIEAPTAGRLLRMVRSALRTAEQDWAVRITDRAGSPSVAGLLRLVEPDPDGDDGTDGGAGTLLGLIKAGAGNVSLESMMTEIGKLNVVRGLGLPAGLFADVAPKVVDGWRARAAVEAPSHLRRHPPELKVLLLAALVHQRQREITDTLVDLLIATVHRIGARAERRVTNELINAFRRVSGKENILFAIAEAALQQPDEPVRDVVYPAVSGGEQTLRELVHEFKTNGPVYRRTVQTTLRASYTGHYRRGLIALLQVLEFRSNNTTHRPVIDALDLIIRYAKAGNLTFYPLGETVPSHRGTTGDWSDLVHRVDTRGRHRVTRMVYEVVTFQALREQLRCKEIWVVGADSWRNPDDDLPADFEERRGENYGELRKPLDPAVFIHDLRNEMIAALEELNRAVPGLDWLTVTERPSGAIGLSKYEAAPEPKNLRRVKAEVQRRWGTVALIDILKEAVLRTGCLDEVSAVVGSGTLPVAVLAERLMLAIYAYGTNTGIRAVAAGGGHGHTEDEIRYARRRYLTKDTAQAVAIGIANATFAVRRRTLWGEGSTAVASDSTHFRSYDQNIFTEWHSRYGGRGILIYWHVERGSMVVHSQTLRASASEVHAMVEGAIRHGTTMKVEGNYVDTHGQSEIGFGITRLLGFDLLPRIKQINKVRLYRPTVGQPEAYPELTPALTRPIRWDLVEQNYDQMIKYATAIRQGTASTEAILRRFTRSASHPTYQAMLEVGRAQRTIFVARYLRSRELQREITEGLNIVEAFNGANSVIYYGKGGEIASNRPDEQEMTVLCLRILQAALVYVNTLMLQDVLADQEWDDLLAPEGRRGLTPLFWQHVLPYGEVKLDMTTRLKIASSLNSG, encoded by the coding sequence ATGGAGCAGGTGCCGGTCGATCTTGGTGAGCTGGTCGAGTTCTGGACGTTGCTTAATGAGGACCGGGAGTTGCTGGTAGGCAAACGGGGCGTGTCGGCGTTGGGGTTTGCGCTGCTGTTGAAGTTCTATAGTCGTCATGGGCGGTTCCCGCGGGGTCGGTCCGATCTGGCGGACGGTGTCATCAGGTTTGTCGCGGACCAGATCGGTTTGCCTGCGTCGGATCTCGGGTTCTACGAGTGGTCCGGGAGCACGATTGAGTACCACCGGTCACAGATCCGGAACCATCTTGGTTTCAAGGTGGCCACGGTCGCCGATCAGGACGATTTGACGGTCTGGCTGGCCGAGCATGTTGCGAACGTCGAGCGTCGCCCGGATCGGGTTCGTGAGGCGTTGTTGGCCCGGTTTCGTGCGCAGCGGATCGAGGCTCCGACTGCCGGTCGGCTGTTACGGATGGTCCGTTCAGCCCTTCGTACGGCCGAGCAGGATTGGGCAGTCAGGATCACTGACCGGGCGGGCTCGCCATCGGTTGCGGGGCTGCTCAGGTTGGTCGAACCGGACCCAGACGGGGACGACGGGACCGACGGCGGTGCGGGGACTTTACTGGGGCTGATCAAGGCCGGCGCAGGCAACGTGAGCTTGGAGTCGATGATGACCGAGATCGGGAAGCTCAACGTCGTCAGGGGTCTGGGTTTGCCTGCCGGGTTGTTTGCCGATGTGGCTCCGAAAGTGGTCGATGGGTGGCGCGCCCGCGCCGCGGTGGAGGCACCTTCGCATCTGCGCCGCCATCCGCCGGAGCTGAAGGTGCTGTTGTTGGCGGCGTTGGTGCATCAGCGGCAACGGGAAATTACCGATACGTTGGTAGATCTGTTGATCGCCACCGTGCATCGGATCGGCGCCCGCGCGGAGCGGCGAGTCACCAACGAGCTGATCAACGCATTCCGGCGGGTCTCAGGCAAGGAGAACATCCTGTTCGCCATCGCTGAGGCGGCGTTGCAACAACCCGATGAGCCGGTACGGGATGTGGTGTACCCGGCTGTTTCCGGTGGTGAGCAGACGTTGAGGGAGCTGGTCCACGAGTTCAAGACGAACGGTCCGGTGTATCGGCGGACAGTGCAGACAACGTTGCGGGCCTCCTACACGGGCCACTACCGCCGCGGTCTGATCGCGCTGTTGCAGGTATTGGAGTTCCGTAGCAACAACACCACGCATCGGCCGGTGATCGACGCGTTGGATCTGATCATCCGCTACGCGAAGGCCGGCAACCTGACCTTTTACCCATTGGGTGAGACGGTGCCGTCGCATCGGGGCACGACCGGTGACTGGTCGGACCTGGTCCATCGGGTGGACACCCGCGGCCGGCACCGGGTCACCCGGATGGTCTACGAAGTAGTCACCTTCCAGGCGCTGAGGGAGCAGCTGCGGTGCAAAGAGATTTGGGTGGTCGGCGCGGACTCCTGGCGCAATCCCGACGACGACCTGCCCGCCGACTTCGAGGAACGGCGCGGGGAAAACTACGGCGAACTGCGCAAGCCCCTGGATCCGGCGGTGTTCATCCACGATCTTCGCAACGAGATGATCGCCGCCTTGGAGGAACTGAACCGGGCGGTGCCGGGCCTGGACTGGTTGACCGTCACCGAGCGGCCCTCGGGTGCGATCGGACTGTCCAAATATGAGGCTGCCCCGGAACCGAAGAACCTGCGCCGGGTCAAGGCGGAGGTACAGCGCCGATGGGGAACGGTCGCGCTGATCGACATCTTGAAGGAAGCGGTGCTGCGCACGGGATGTCTGGACGAGGTCAGCGCTGTCGTCGGCAGCGGTACGCTGCCGGTGGCCGTGCTGGCGGAGCGGCTGATGCTGGCCATCTACGCCTACGGCACGAACACCGGCATCCGCGCTGTCGCCGCCGGCGGCGGCCACGGCCACACCGAAGACGAGATCCGGTACGCCCGCAGGCGGTATCTCACCAAGGACACCGCCCAGGCAGTCGCCATCGGCATCGCGAACGCAACGTTCGCGGTCCGCCGGCGGACGTTGTGGGGCGAAGGGTCGACCGCGGTGGCATCGGATTCCACGCATTTCCGCTCCTACGATCAGAACATCTTCACCGAGTGGCATTCTCGTTACGGTGGCCGAGGGATCCTGATCTATTGGCACGTCGAACGCGGGTCGATGGTCGTGCACTCCCAGACGTTGCGGGCCTCCGCCTCCGAGGTCCACGCCATGGTCGAGGGCGCGATCCGCCACGGCACCACGATGAAGGTGGAGGGCAATTATGTCGACACGCACGGCCAATCCGAGATCGGATTCGGGATCACCCGGCTGCTCGGGTTCGACCTGCTGCCCCGGATCAAGCAGATCAACAAGGTCCGACTCTACCGCCCGACAGTCGGGCAACCCGAGGCCTACCCAGAGCTCACCCCGGCACTGACCCGACCGATCCGGTGGGACTTGGTCGAGCAGAACTACGACCAGATGATCAAGTACGCCACCGCGATCCGTCAGGGCACCGCCTCCACGGAGGCGATCCTGCGCCGCTTCACCCGCTCCGCCTCGCACCCGACTTACCAGGCGATGCTGGAAGTCGGTCGGGCGCAGCGGACAATCTTCGTCGCACGGTACCTGCGCAGCCGCGAACTGCAACGGGAGATCACCGAAGGTCTCAACATCGTCGAGGCGTTCAACGGAGCGAACTCGGTCATCTACTACGGCAAGGGCGGCGAGATCGCGTCCAACCGACCCGACGAGCAGGAGATGACCGTTCTGTGCCTGCGGATACTCCAAGCAGCCCTGGTCTATGTCAACACCCTGATGCTCCAAGACGTCCTGGCCGATCAGGAATGGGACGATCTACTGGCGCCGGAAGGCCGCCGGGGACTGACACCGCTGTTCTGGCAACATGTTCTGCCCTACGGTGAAGTGAAACTGGACATGACGACCCGCCTGAAAATTGCGTCGAGCTTGAATTCGGGATAG
- a CDS encoding IlvD/Edd family dehydratase, translating to MSELRSAQWFAGTDRNAYIHRAWMRRGNTDDTLDGKRPQIAIANTASDLTPCNMHLGEVAEAVKRGVWESGGVPYNLPVVSLGETQVKPTAMLWRNMAAMAMEEMFRANPIDGLVLLGGCDKTIPALLMAAASVNLPAIVVPGGPMLTGHFRGEALGCGTDVWRLSEEVRGGTISSQQFRDSESSMIRSKGHCNTMGTASTMAVVAEALGMTIPGFAGTPAPDSRLLSLSQETGRLIVDLIAADRRPSDIMTRKAFLNAIIAVAAVGGSTNAVVHLLAIAGRVGVRLTLDDFDEAGRDVPLLLNLQPSGHFLMDDLYRAGGLLAALSEISDLLHPDPITVTGKPLVSYLGNSPVYDDTVILPRDKPLMEHAGIAVLRGNLAPDGAIIKPSAATPALLQHRGPAVVFDSIEDMRARLDDPDLEITADSVLVLRGCGPRGYPGMPEVGNMPLPRTLLEQGVRDMVRISDARMSGTAYGTVILHVAPEAAAGGPLGLVRTGDVIELDVEARTLRMMVSDDELAARLASPESVAAFAAPDRGWAKLYVEHVMQADTGADLDFLVGSSGDGVARESH from the coding sequence ATGAGCGAGCTACGCAGCGCGCAGTGGTTTGCGGGCACAGACCGCAACGCCTATATCCACCGCGCATGGATGCGACGGGGCAACACTGACGACACCCTCGATGGGAAGCGACCTCAGATCGCCATTGCCAACACCGCGAGCGATCTCACCCCGTGCAATATGCATCTGGGTGAAGTTGCCGAGGCCGTGAAGCGCGGGGTATGGGAATCGGGCGGGGTGCCGTACAACCTCCCGGTTGTCTCGCTCGGCGAAACCCAAGTCAAGCCAACGGCAATGCTCTGGCGCAATATGGCCGCCATGGCGATGGAGGAGATGTTCCGCGCCAACCCCATCGACGGACTGGTACTGCTCGGCGGCTGCGACAAAACGATCCCCGCGCTTCTGATGGCTGCAGCATCGGTAAATCTGCCTGCGATCGTGGTCCCCGGCGGCCCCATGCTCACCGGGCACTTCCGCGGCGAGGCGCTGGGGTGCGGTACGGACGTCTGGCGCCTGAGTGAGGAAGTGCGGGGCGGCACCATTAGCAGTCAACAATTCCGCGACTCGGAAAGTTCGATGATCCGCAGTAAGGGCCACTGCAACACCATGGGCACCGCATCGACCATGGCGGTCGTCGCCGAGGCTTTGGGGATGACGATTCCGGGCTTTGCGGGAACCCCCGCACCTGATTCGCGCTTGCTGTCGTTATCTCAGGAAACAGGCCGCCTGATCGTTGATCTGATCGCCGCGGATCGGCGACCCAGCGACATCATGACGAGAAAGGCATTTCTCAACGCCATCATCGCCGTCGCTGCCGTAGGCGGCTCGACGAATGCCGTCGTACACCTGCTGGCAATTGCAGGCCGTGTCGGCGTGCGGCTCACCCTGGACGATTTTGACGAAGCGGGCAGGGATGTTCCGCTGCTGCTCAATCTGCAGCCGTCGGGACATTTCTTGATGGATGACCTCTACCGGGCCGGCGGGCTGCTCGCAGCACTTTCCGAAATCAGCGACCTCTTGCACCCGGACCCCATCACAGTCACGGGGAAGCCGCTCGTCAGCTACCTCGGAAACTCACCCGTGTATGACGACACCGTGATCTTGCCCCGCGATAAACCACTCATGGAACACGCCGGCATCGCCGTGCTCCGGGGTAATCTCGCCCCGGACGGCGCGATCATTAAGCCATCAGCTGCCACCCCTGCCCTCCTTCAGCATCGGGGGCCCGCCGTCGTGTTCGACAGTATTGAGGATATGCGGGCACGTCTCGACGACCCCGATCTCGAAATCACGGCAGACTCGGTGCTCGTACTGCGAGGATGCGGACCGCGCGGTTATCCTGGCATGCCCGAGGTGGGAAATATGCCGTTGCCTCGCACACTGCTCGAGCAGGGAGTGCGAGACATGGTTCGCATCAGTGATGCGCGGATGAGTGGCACCGCCTACGGAACGGTGATCTTGCACGTAGCTCCCGAGGCGGCGGCGGGCGGGCCGCTGGGGCTTGTGCGGACCGGCGACGTCATCGAGCTTGATGTCGAGGCCCGCACGCTCAGGATGATGGTGTCCGACGACGAGCTCGCCGCGCGCTTGGCATCGCCAGAATCTGTCGCCGCGTTTGCGGCCCCCGACCGCGGCTGGGCGAAATTGTACGTCGAGCACGTCATGCAGGCCGACACGGGTGCAGATCTCGACTTCCTGGTTGGGTCGAGCGGTGACGGGGTAGCTAGGGAGTCGCACTGA
- a CDS encoding SMP-30/gluconolactonase/LRE family protein: MAPNRARARVAGSSRYGLGEGILLDPMTGLVQWIDINDGVALEGKVGQDGITETRRTHIDVTVGAVALAADGGRLFAAATGLACLSPDGVLSLGPDLVGDRPGARLNDGAVDPQGRFVVGTLTTGGRTDQEVLVRVSASGEVETLRTGLSLSNGIGFSPDGATIYHVDTLTKTLSAHAYDSQSWDAWTPIPCDFAGHPDGLIVDVQGHLWVAQWGAGLVQCFAPREFFSPRLRWAPLRSRA, translated from the coding sequence ATGGCACCCAACAGAGCGCGGGCGCGAGTGGCCGGAAGTTCCAGATACGGTCTCGGCGAAGGCATACTTCTTGACCCGATGACGGGGTTAGTGCAGTGGATCGATATCAACGACGGCGTAGCCCTTGAGGGCAAGGTGGGCCAGGACGGCATCACCGAAACACGCCGCACACACATTGATGTGACCGTCGGTGCGGTAGCACTCGCGGCAGATGGCGGCAGACTATTCGCAGCCGCCACCGGCTTAGCGTGCCTCTCGCCCGACGGCGTCCTCTCGCTCGGCCCAGATCTGGTGGGGGATCGGCCGGGTGCGCGCCTCAACGATGGAGCAGTTGACCCGCAGGGCCGATTTGTAGTGGGCACTTTGACGACAGGTGGTCGCACGGACCAGGAGGTGCTGGTGCGAGTGTCGGCCTCCGGCGAGGTTGAAACCCTACGGACCGGGCTCTCGCTCTCCAACGGTATCGGCTTTTCGCCGGACGGTGCGACCATCTATCACGTCGATACCCTGACCAAAACCCTGTCCGCGCATGCCTACGACTCTCAGTCGTGGGATGCATGGACCCCGATCCCCTGCGATTTTGCTGGCCACCCGGATGGCTTGATTGTTGACGTGCAGGGCCATCTGTGGGTCGCGCAGTGGGGAGCCGGCCTCGTGCAATGTTTCGCCCCTCGGGAATTCTTCTCGCCGAGGTTGAGGTGGGCACCCCTCAGGTCACGTGCATGA
- a CDS encoding zinc-binding dehydrogenase, whose protein sequence is MAEQLLIPQRYAHAIPDSVSVAAAALVEPGGNALRAVEATGLARGGRVLILGSGTIGLLAAQIALARGLEVEVAGDRESSLELAHSLGVPVTRWLPDVAPEFDDVSRLNDARGVAAGLPHYDAVIDATSHHASPSVAARLVDPGGRVVYIGLAGTPSLVDSRDLALKDVTAVGILSASPGLVGAIELFASGAVVPDALVAEVVGLSEIAERFEGRRGLRAGPGPKVHVDPRLP, encoded by the coding sequence TTGGCCGAGCAGCTCCTCATCCCCCAGCGATACGCCCACGCAATCCCGGACTCAGTGTCTGTGGCAGCGGCGGCGCTGGTCGAACCCGGTGGTAACGCACTGCGAGCCGTCGAGGCAACGGGGCTGGCTCGGGGTGGCCGGGTATTGATTCTCGGGTCTGGCACCATCGGGCTGCTCGCTGCGCAGATTGCGCTGGCGCGCGGTCTTGAGGTGGAGGTTGCTGGGGACCGCGAATCGTCCCTGGAGCTTGCCCATTCGTTGGGTGTGCCTGTCACGAGGTGGCTACCGGATGTCGCTCCCGAGTTCGATGATGTGTCCCGCCTCAACGACGCGCGCGGCGTCGCAGCCGGCCTGCCGCACTACGACGCCGTCATTGACGCCACCAGTCACCACGCGTCTCCCTCTGTCGCCGCACGGCTCGTCGACCCAGGCGGCCGGGTGGTGTACATCGGTCTTGCAGGAACTCCCAGCCTGGTGGACAGCCGTGACCTGGCGCTGAAAGATGTTACGGCCGTGGGTATTTTGTCTGCTTCCCCTGGACTGGTCGGTGCCATCGAACTATTCGCCTCCGGAGCTGTCGTTCCTGACGCCCTCGTCGCCGAAGTTGTAGGGCTATCAGAAATCGCCGAGCGTTTCGAAGGCCGCCGGGGGCTGCGCGCCGGACCAGGCCCAAAAGTGCATGTTGATCCCAGACTTCCCTAA